TGTGGCTATTATAAAAGGAAGCATGCTTGTTTTCTTGATTAATTCCCCATGTGATCAATCATTTCCTCTCAAATCGTGCTTGGAATGTTTTCTTGCTATCGGGTGTACCCTTCACACGATCTAATCTTACGCTGAATACCAGCTTTGCTTTGAGAGGGCAATGGATAGATTTGCATCTGTCTAGTTTCCTTATTAGGGGATTTCTTTTAACAATACCTATGGCGTACTAACATGGCTGTTTGTAATTTTAATGTTCTTGATTGTATCAATGTAAATTGTAGAGttcaacaaaaacataacatCTTGATGTAATATCATTTGTTCAGCATACCAGTTTTTCCTTTCAGCAGCTATGCTGTTGTGAGCCGGTATTTCAGCAGTTTAACATGGGTACAGAAGACAGATGTACCTCAAGTTAATCTTAATGTTACCCTCTTAAAGCTGAACGCGTGGCAGCAATAATACCATCGTTGAACGTATGTATGCAATGACGCAATCATCAACGCGATCCGAGGGCTCTCCAGGAAGACGCGTTACCCATtgcagtgagtgtgtgagtttagttttacgctgcttttatcaatattccaacaataattCTCTAACACCAGACATGGTGATTACTCCATCGCCCCGCTATCCACTGCACCATGAGTAAGTGATTGTTTCGGGTAGGTATTTAAATCTCTTTGGTCACACATCAAAGAGTATCACAATGGGTTAGACCTGAAATAGGCTGCACACACTGTAACCAGGTCCGACCCATTGATGGTGACGAAGTTACGGTTTGACCAATAGTCTAGAGCAGCGCCCTACTAAACTCGACTAAGACGCCCCTTATCAATGGATCAAGTATCAGGTATCAATGACATTTGCTCTGTATCAGAAGCATGCCGAGCAGAAATCCTTGATAACTCGCGTGAGTACTTacatgtatgcgtgtgtgcaAGCGTGCATGTATGGTATCCTATTCCCCAGTTTCTGATCGATTGACGTGGAATCTAAATGGAATGTTATGTGAGTCGATAACTTCGTAATGCGACGCAGAACTAATTTCTCAATGGGGACTTCCCGTGACTGCAACTTCTAACACCGCATGAAACAATTTATTTAGAAACATTGATGGGGCGTGTATTGGAATGCTATAAACATTTAAGAGCGTCTGGGATTGAGAATCATTAAATACCTTCGACAAACGTCAATGAAAAAAGTTTTATAGAGATAACAATCCACCGGCTTGAACGTGAAATCTAGCTGTACAGTTGTGAAGTTGACTTAAATGAACGGTCACGTGAATATATGCCCGTGTTTTTTGCCTGGATATGATGACTGGAAAATTCGGGTGAGGAAATCTACAAAAAGTGTATTCTGTCAAAAAATGTTTATTAAGCGTTAATAGGTGACTGTCTTGCTCAACAACTGTCAATAGTGGGCAGGGAAACATAGTGCTAAAAAAAATGTGCTCATAGATTGTGTTTGCAAACAAATGAAAACGTCTCCGTTGATCTTCGTCAATCAGGACACAAGTCTGGCTGCGTGGTCCGGTTTATTGAACAACGTTTCTCCTGTAAATAGCCTGATCTAAAATCCACTTTATCCGTTCCGTTTTCCATCCATGGAAGTTAAAGTCACCATTCCAACATTGAAACTGCAGTTTGTCGTGCTTTTGATAAtctttcatggaaatgtaaTCTAACCAGCTGCATATGGGTGCAGgtttgagatgtttcaaatacatttgTGCAAATCAGTGACAAggtatttatctgtttacttCAGAGTGATGTAGGAAATCATCGCTACAAAACAATGTGAGAGTAATTTTGTCTAGAATCATTACTGCAAAAATGAGTCGGTTCCATGTTGGTACTTCCTGGAACCACAATATTGGCACTGAACTGTTCAtcttcatcgtcatcatctTTAGACGAtatctttcattttgttttctctTATCGCTTTGCTCTGTGCTGAATAAGTCACTACTATTCCATGTGTTGTATATATGGTGAAATAGCAGAAAAATCCGCCATGTTGGTTCTGACGTCATCAAACACCTGCGTGACCTTATTTCCTCAATGACCTTGGAAAACACTATGAGGGTCACGTCATTTTCACCACGACCTTGAGTGGTCCTCAGTCATGGGTGTATTTTTAggtcagacgcctggcaaccaTGCAGATAGGTCAATCGGATTCATCCGGTTTCATGTTTTGTATCACCCCATTCTTTTGGACCAATCAACTTAGAACCCCATTTTTTCAGTACCCCAAAGCAGTTTCATCCGGTTTCGTGTCTTACCTGTATAAAACCCCTTTCATTTCTGATCATGCAACAGTTTCATTCCTGAATACACATCACTTCCaggtctctctctccctcttgaAAATGGAAGGCCTTCACCGTGATCATCTGAGGAAGAATTATTCAGCTGGCCTCGTGCAAGCGATACAGAGAGCAGAAGAGGTCAACAGACTGGTACAGTTTGGAGTGCTTACCATCTTCATGACCGTTGAGATTATTGAGTCAGAGAACTGATGTCCACATTACTTAGACGAGGCCCCCAAGCATACACACTGTTCTGCGAAGCCCTGCAGGAATGCGGAGAGATATAGGCCATGGCATTGCTGGGACTAGAGACAGACAAGACCGAATATGATGATATGGTCGTTACCTATGTACGGACAGCATCCCTCTCAAACCTCAAACACAGTTCCAAGAATGGCTGAATTCTTTTCAGTCTTGGCCTGTACAGATGAAACAGAGTCCTAGTCACATGGCACGGGCAGGATTTGTGTACTTGCTCAGAGGAGATGCTTGCAAATGTGTTCAATGTGGCGTCATTCTCAGGAACTGGGAAGTCGATGATGATCCTTGGAGTGAACATGAGAAATGGTCTCCAAACTGTCCGTACTTGGCGCTGGTAGGAGACTCACAAAAAGACATGGCTCGCTGGGGTAGTCATCTGGATTTACATATTTAAGAGATATACTGGATGTCTTTGTGACTATTTGGTTGTCATTGGTTGATATAAATGTCCTAACACATGATAGATGCAAGTACAGCAGAGCGGTGCAGTGGAAGCGCACTGGGCTCAAAACCCATAGgaccgtggatcgaaaccacgcccTGCTCCTTTTTGAACACGAGGGGAGTTCTATATAAAGGACTACTAGGGCAATCTAGCTTCATTTAACTGTGGACCCGTGATAGTGACACTTTCTCTGCAACTGATAGTATTCAACTGCAACAAGAAAACGAACAGGACATACTGGAGACCATATCTGGACGATCCTAAGAAATGGACCAAATATTACTACTTGCAGATCAAGGGCTATCCCAATCCTTTTAAGAATGTAGACGATTATGTGATCTATTACAAGAAACAAGGGGTCAAGATGTACTTACCTACTTCTACAGACACGTTTGCTGTCACGTCTCCCACCCAACAAGTCGTACAATAGGCGAAAGCCAAGTTGAAGGAAAAATGTGTCGTCCATAGGGAAAACACTCAATGCCCACAAAACGAATGAAAACAGGTTTTTAAATAGAGACAAAAGGCTAAATGTGTCATTTGTAGTCGGACTGCCGCCGTGTGAACATGTATTCCTGTCCAGTATGCTCCAAACAATACGTTTGGGCTCATGACTTGTCCCGTCATATTCGAACAAAACATTCTGGACAGGATctcaagcagcagcagcaaaaacagcagcaaatgcagcagcagcagcagaagcagcaAGAGCAGCAGCAAGAGCAGCAGCTACATGCGGGTGATGAATTTAGGTTGCAACACCCGTTTACCATGATTGTTTCTGGGCCCACATCCTGTGGAAAAACCTACTTAGTGAAGCAGCTTCTAGAACGGATGAACATTAAACCATATCCCGAACGTATTCTATGGCTCTACAAACGATGCAGTCCTTGTATACTGTCATTCAAACTTGTGTTTATCCCTACGTTGAATTCCATCAAGGCATTCCTTCTGACCTGCTTAAAAGATGAGTTTCTGGACCCCCAGGTGGTGAATGTCGTTGTGCTTGATGACATAAGGTCCACAGTCAGCAAAGATCCACGCATTACAAATCTGTTTACGGAAGGAAGTCATAATCGGAATCTCTCAGTAATTGCCTTGAACCAAAACTCGTATTACAGTAAGGATCCCACACAACGAAGGAACTGTCATTATCTACTTCTGTTCAATAatcctagtgatcaacaacccaTCATGACTTTGGCAAGACAGATGTATCAAGGAAACCATAAAGACTTAATGGACCAGTTTCAAAGGACAACTCAGAACCCGTATGGGCACTTGCTGGTTGATCTATAACCCCaaacaccccacccccacccctccgCCCGGGTGGAAGGGTTGActggggatgatgatgatgatgcagacACCCTATCTGAGACAGAGAGCGAAGGACAGGAGAAGGATGAAGAACAATGACCTATGAAATCTACCCACCTTCAGTCACAAAGTGTGTGTGCCAAGTGGATGTTCCCATGGAGTTGTCCATTGAGCATGGGAACATACAACTATTTACACCAATGCGTTATCTGACACTTTCCTGATGGATGATGTAAGTCTAAGAAAGCGCACGTACAAGGGAGCTATGGGACAGAGCAAAGTTAGAACAAAATTATACATCACTATATCAGTATATTCAAATcattcatttatgtttgttttaaaatgtcttatcatgaggtatTCATTCAATCCTATTTAGCCAGAGCAAATTCATAATTCCATCCTAGTAACACTGCTAACGGTCTCGTACGCATACAGTCGGAACAGTCGACAGAAACATGATAGCCTCTCCTCGCTAGAGCAATATGGATCACCACATGTTTAAATGCAGCCTAGCATTGCTTTAAGCCGACCCTAAAGGTTAAACTCGTTGAAACTCAATGGCAATACTGTGTGGTTAGCCTAGCGCGGGGCAGTGCATGAACGGTTTCTGATAAAACTTATTAGAGACTTGCGCCAGTCAACCCAAAACTTGTTGGCGCTAATATGTGGCGGTGACTGAGAGATACACAGATGTGTATTTTCATCTCATGTGCTTTGGTGGTTGATTCATTTCATACAATCACAAACATATAAGGTTTGGGTTACACTGGTTTAGTATGAAATTTTGACATGTTGGCATTCCCCTGCAGGATACCACAAGGATATGGAAAGTAACCATGGCATATGGGTAAGGCATTTTGATTCGTTTAAACATGTAGTAAGGCAAATGTGTCCTTAAGCCGGCGAACTATGTACATATGTGTATGTTTCATCTCTGAATGTGTATGGATCCAAACAAACCAGAGCaggcagaaaatataaaaaggGAGAGAACAATTTGAGGAGATATCATATGACACCTTGGCTGATTGAGCTCTCTCGGCTGCAAGCTGAGAGTGCACCATGCCTCAACGTCGCGCACTTTGAGATATGCGAAGGAAAGGTGATTGAGTAtggaaacatgtaaacatggtgtAAAGACAAGTCAAGTGATTATTGTCAGCGGAGTTCAAATGAAAACCGGATGAAACTGGTTTGTGAACCAGTAAGTATTGATACTTGCTGACTGGTCCAAATCAATGGGGTGATGCCATGGCGTGATGTGACATACCGGTTCCCACGGGGGTTGTGAGCCAGGTGTATAATTAGGTCATCGGAGCGCCTGAATGAGTTCAAAACTGTACGGTGATTGGTCCAAGTGAATGGCGTGaagtgatggtgtgatgtgtcaTATCGATTCCCACGGGTGTGCGGTCATCGACCTAGGGACTGTCAACCCCGATGAGTCACCAGCCACCTGAGACGTCTAGACTGATGAGGTCACGCAGGTGTTTGATGGCGTGATGTCGGTTTCCCACGGGTGCGCGGTCATTGAACCACCAGTCATCCCAGATGTGTCACCCCACAGTCATTCACCCTCACGAGTCCCTCCGAACCTGTTTTCCACGAGCCTTGATAAGTCAACACCCTGGTGTTCTCCAAGGTCATTGACGACATGAGGGCACGCAGGTAACGTCAGAACCAACATGGCGAATGTTTCTGCTATTTCACCATATATACAACATCCATATGTGTCTTTTGCGATAAAGTGTTCGTCATCAAGTTTATTCAGTTTGACCGTGTGGACTGTTCGACTCCAACGGACCCCCATTACAACTACAAGAGGAATGTTGGCCTGTATCACATATTGTAACTTTGTAAAGAGAATAACGAGTTGCTAGCTTTTATATTTGGTACTATGACATTTCTTCTtcaaaataataatgtaatgaaagTGTAAGTTTTTAAAACAAACTCTTTTGGACCTTGAACTTAATGTTAATGTGACATAAAGCCCAACTCAACTCAATAATACTACTGCCATTATTACTACGGGTACTACTAGTGCTGCTGCTAGTTTTCTCACAGTTATGCAGGAAACCTGCTTTATATGATTTTGCGATGTTAACTTTTTAATAACAAAATTAATTAAATGTGTTCGTATGGTTACGAAATTGCCGGGACAAATGGCAAAGGAAATCGCCTTTGAACCAGCACAATATAACAGACAAGTTCGAAATATTATAaaaaatatactgagcaaacaaTGTGCAAGTTACtatgaatgaaaatacaaatttctAGTACTATGCAGTTCAGTCACAAGtctaaggtaatgggtcacaaatatcaaatattaccTCACAAGAGTCGTTTCATTTAAAGTGAAAGCAGAAATGATAAAATGAGCTTGTCTACAATGAGAGGGGTCCCGCAGACTGTGTCAAAGGATAGTGATGTAGACGAAGGCAGACAATCGATGTTGACAGACAGACGATGAATCCAagtgtaaatatactgaacatcattgaaaacgcaccacccctaaaattgtggatttctaagagcagaagtgagcaatctatgtaaattttacatatttgtgtagaccaatgtttgataaagaaaagaagcaaaaaacaatcaagcaaaacagtgaagatttattgcagctgacaatgaaataaagatggggtcaaaatggtcagtagcgtgtatgacccccgttagcagcaacacaagctgtgcaacgtctcctcattgaacggataagtctctgaataaagtcctgaggcactgcattccactcttgctgcaaggcattgtcgagttccccaaggttgttgatctgcggacgacgtgcgaggcgttggccgatgtaatcccacaagtgttcgatgggtgacaaatctggtgacaatgcaggccaatgaagtagaggaatgttgttgttagccagatactgtatcgaaacacgtgcagtgtgggctcatgcattgtcatgttgaaatgtgtgcagatcttgcaattgatgctggtgaaagatggaacgacgttgttctgaagaatgttgtcacggtagtaaacggcattcactctgccacgacaaacaatcagagcggttctgtggtgataacttatccctccccacaccataatgctgcctccaccccaccgatcggtttgcacaacacaatcctgatgataacgttcaccccgtcgacgccatacccgtagacgcccgtcagcatttcgtaagtgaaaacgcgactcgtcggagaacaccacaccatgccaaggtcgtaacaaccacacatgatgctgttcagcccattgtcggcgttcacggcgatgcctgtcagtcaggatgggtccaacgtaagggcgtgacaacgtaaccctgccgcacggagacggcgtcggacggtggaagcgctgatcaaaccacgtcgaccctggacagcgttggcggttctggcagcgggcaaggttcgatcccgaatatggcgccgtacaatgtctcgatcttgacgaggggtggtaacacgtgcctgacctgggcgttgccggtccctgctggttcctgtttgttggtatctgttagcaagcctcagaatggtcggatgatgacacccaaatcgtcgtgcaatgtttctgcttgaagcgccgaacTGCAatatacccaaggcctgttctcgttcctctggtgacaatcttggcatggcgaaaaaactttacttacgaaagtactgcgaaaatgagaacggttttgtgccgaaggtcatttatacccctgaacagcatgctttctgcatgcaatttgtgcccttcgtgtgtgatgtgcatgaattttgttgttttcatgtgatgtgttcgatgatgtgttcgaacgatccgttttttactgtagagcgttatttacgatctagtgtgttattatcaaaattcccaccattaattttccatttccaaaagattctattgccttatttcaaaatttacaggtggtgcgttttcaatgatgttcagtataataCACTGCGAGTGATAGTTCGTATGTGTGATTCCGTCAACACCAAGCCTTTACACATACTGACACAGATTCTAGAACATTCCAGGAACGCGTGGCTGTATTGTCATTCACTTAGAACTATCTCGATAGCCGGACGTCAACACGATAAACAACCAGTAAAAGGAGGCAACTCTGGGTCGCAATCAAACAAGGCGTGCCACTAAAATGCTATTTCGCAATATTATGATGCGAGATGTTACCCATAATAACTGTTTAGGATGCAAAATGTCACGCATTATAACGATCACCGTTTCAATGATTATACAAGTTAGAAAAATACACACTCTCGTAAGAGTGTTCGTAAGTGTTTGCTTTACAGATGTGTTGTGAGCGAAATCTTTGCGATTTCGCCAACGctataaattttgtttttatcgTTGGAAGTCCCGCGCTCGTGATTTGACATTTTGTGTAAATGACGAACTTAAACAATGCAGAGGTTCTGCCAGTCGTGTGCACCGATTTTTCCCATACTGACTGTAACTGACAGCAACGGTGTGCTTAGTAATACGATCTAGAATCGGTTGGAGTGAGTCCGCTTAAAGAATATATCACATAGGCAATAATCCCGCCATATCGGTACGACTACAAACTACTACGAGGTTTGTTAGAATAACAATAGTGTCATCGATCacacacaaataaaataaaatttgatCTCACATAAAGGAATGAATTATTGACTTGACCCCCCACCACCATCATGAccaatcacaggcaaactgtaacgTATGGATTTGCGCAGCAGAAAGAAACTGACCTGTCTTCACTGggcatattctctatgctgcgcaaccccatttgcgctacagtttgcctgtggacCAATAAAGCATCATCTTATCAAGACCTCTCCAAATGACTGACATACCCAATATTTATTAACGAAGGTTTCTTTTCTTTCGTGAAAATTATGTGTATCAACTTACACGTCTTTCGCAACAATTTTGGGTGTGGCGCCTGACACGACAGTTTTATACTCACTGTAAGTTGTTAGAAGAGACGTTACAGATTTGAATGCTGCTTTAGCAGTCGAATCTGGCAATGTGTTACAGGTGATTCCAACATGGCTAGCAGCTATCATGATTATGTAATTTATGAATTTTGATTTAAAATGGATACATTTACTTGACATATCTTTTATAGCCCGAAGGAATGAAAGAGCATGTAACGATATTGTTTGTATTAAGACCGGTTATTGATGTATTAAACAGCCGTTCATATGGCGTTTGCTGCAGTTGTGAAAATGGAGATGTTGTCAGATCACCGTGAAGATGTTTGTCTGGTTCCAATGACAGTGTCACTATGAACAGCGCCATTATCACTGGATCAGTCTGTAGGTATAGATTGTTATGTGTCATATCTGTTTCCGTTTTGATTAAAATCTTGTTTACTGATCAGTCTGCTggtttgtctttgtttttgttaatgTAAGATCATACGTTGTCTTCTGAACTGGAGAGGAAATAAGGATGCGGACAGGAGATATCGTTATATGGTTGATGTTCGCAGCACAATAGAAAGGTTGAGTTCTTGAATGCGAACAGGACTTATCGTTTTATGGTTGATGTTCGCAGCACAGTAGAAAGGTTCAGTTCTTGATTGCGAACAGGACATATCGTTTTATGGTTGATGTTCGCAGCACAATAGAAAGGTTCAGTTCTTGAATGCGGACAGTACATATCGTTTTATGGTTGATGTTCGCAGCACAATAGAAAGGTTCAGTTCTTGAATGCGGACAGTACATATCGTTTTATGGTTGATGTTCGCAGCACAATAGAAAGGTTCAGTTCTTGAAAGCGGAACGAGAAACGATTTTTATTCCACAGATATTGAAAAGACAATAAAAATGCAGGGCTTGGTGTGTTGGAATAATGGTGTATTGTAACCATAAGTTTATACACCGTTGTGTAAAGATGGATCGTCGACCCTCGCAGTACACAGAATGTCAGTAGGTGAAATGcccagaccttgatgatggacagaccCTAAAACTTCAAGGCTGCTTTTGCAGTCTCCACCATGATCCATGGGGTCATAATCCAGTACATGACTGGTGTTTCTATagggaaggacatatatgtacGCCCGTCTTTTCGCCAACACATGGTATGGTCACTAATTGATAGTGATTTATAAACTTTCCCTGTCATCGTCCTGGTGATAATAATTCATTTGTCTGGTCCTGGTGCggatgtttacaaacaacatcgaACAGATGCAGTACACACAACTGCTCATAATATGGTTTACACTCAGTTTACACTCGTCTCTGCTTTTGGCAGATCATTTCTACGAATGTGAAAAAAGGCTTTTTGCTTCTATTAAATGTTACTAGTCTTGTTGTTGTTTCTCATGATGTAGTCAGAATGGTAAAATCGGCTCTTTTTAGGAGATATTTCTCATGGATGGAATTGAATGTGCTCAATACCAATGACTCAGGGTTTACTGATAAATTCcgtagtattcatatttttttttccgCGACAAGGAAAGAGACTTATCAACTGAATTTTTTCTAACATTTGATAGATCTTCCAATTTAATTATGTGATGGACAAAGTACTGCCTTCCGGACACCCCGTTTCTGCTTATAATGAGCAAGTAGTGTGTTAGGCCCGTTTACCACTCGTACATTAAATCAAGCAAACGACAATCCGAgatcatgtaaatgtttttttcatatatatgtattgccATATGCTTTTCCCAATCGACACCatttgatactgcatgttgtttgtcgAAAATGACTTCTATTGGAACCACgtttaaatatataataaattatATCATACATACATGCGTACGTACTATAAATATGCATGAAAACAATGGTAAAGTGTGATCACAGGATGGGGATTTCATTTGTCTCCCTTTGTTGCAGACTGAGGGGCAGGCTCCAAGCAACTAGTAGAGTACAGGGCAGACCTAGAGCAGGAGGaccaacccacccacccaaacaaacaaacattttgcgGACCAATTCACAACTGCCAGTGCCCAGTTGCCATTCTGACCCAATATTCTTATTTGAGTTAAATGGTGGAATAGGAAAAATCCTACAAATATAGTACATGTTCAATTTCGCCTTTTATAGTGTTACTTTTATGATTGGTGGCTAACATACGTCTGAGGATTTCTGaagaaacaactgaaaacagAGGAAGCAACCGTAACAAAATATTGCTGGATGTATTTTCAGCAACACGTAAATTCATTTTAGAAGCAACGAAATAAAATTCAACATTTGGACATCATTCACAACGAAAATTGATTGAATTACCATTGCTTGGCTTGCTATAATTCTTTCTTTCAGAATGTGCAGATCTATGGCGCCAGGCAGCTTTATTCGAGTTCAGCTATCAGCAAAACTATTGCTGACAGATTCAATATTGAGTTGACAGAACATATTCAAATTACAGTCATTTATCTAACTGTCATTCAATTTTATACTCAAATGGATTTCATTTTCCAAATTAAATGAAACGTAATCGTAAATTATTctgaacaatttgtttttgtaaatatgcataatcaaaatattttcttaccTCCATTGAACTTAAAATTCTTCCTTGCGATAATTCTTTACTCAGTTACTGTACCTGAGAATGACTGTGGTCTATGAAAAACTTACGGAATTACGACTAGAATTAGTAATTGAAAAATAATACTGTTTGCAAAGAAACACTCAAGTCAATCATAAATATTGATGGATATTGTCCACTTTTAACATAccgaatatatatataaataattgtAACATTTCCATTGTCAGTAGATGATGTACTAGTTTACAAATACTTAATACATAGTATATTTAAGTAAGTATGAATTAATCTCATcgaaatatgtttatttaaagttaTTTATTACCTCAGCTGGTGGTAAAATTCTTCCTTGTAATAATTCATTACTCATTTACTGCAGCTAAGGATGAATGAATGTGTTAGAACTACCAACTATTTTTTTTCTCTTAAATCATACTATTGGTTCTTCAACTTTGTAAGGATAAGGCCTGCTTTTATATTCCAACCATTTATCCAAGTATTACAGTGCATATATTTCTTCATAcaactgttttcatatttttgaaCAAATTATTCTCAACTAAATTTTTCTTAActatactgtatatatacatgtcgTGTTGATAGTCCCTGCATGTCAAAACTAGCTTTAGTCAATTTACAAACGCGTCCACGCAAAGTAATGAGAGGTAAAATTAGTGAGCTGTGCCAGGACCCGCTTTTCTTCTGGTTCAAGTGCAGATATGTATTCCCATCCCACCGGGAGCTTATCTACATCCAACTAAGTTGTAAACGAAAACCAGGTTCTGTTGAACGAGATCGAGGTTCCCTTCGTACTCTACTCTTTTTCCTGTCCTAAATGCCATGGTCAAGCGATGACAGATAATTTTTCAGCATCCGGCGCAAGTTGACCGTGGCTACTTCATAAAGAAAGTGAAACCTTGCTATGTAATCATTCTTTACCACCTACCTCGTGTAGTAACTTTTGTCAGCATGGTGTAGATAACACATCTGGAAACTTCAacttaagagtgagtgagttgaggtttacgccgcactcagcaatattgcaacaatatggcggcagtatgtaaataatcgagtctagagcagacaatccagtgatcaacagcatgggcatcggtctgcgcaattgggaaccgatgatatgtgtcaaccaagtcagcgagcctgagtgagtgagtgagtgagtgagttaatgtttaacgtcacatcggcaatatctcagccatatcgtgacgagaacatttaaattaaatatatgcatatggaaaaatctgtcaacgaaggacagtaaaacaactagcatatcacaattttaattaaaactagtatggaaagttaaaactaatagcactatttagacaatacataataaaacagactatagatcgccaacaagtgaaggtagatcaccacactagggaccatggggacttacagtacctttgctacctacat
This genomic stretch from Haliotis asinina isolate JCU_RB_2024 chromosome 4, JCU_Hal_asi_v2, whole genome shotgun sequence harbors:
- the LOC137281157 gene encoding baculoviral IAP repeat-containing protein 7-B-like → MEGLHRDHLRKNYSAGLVQAIQRAEEVNRLSWPVQMKQSPSHMARAGFVYLLRGDACKCVQCGVILRNWEVDDDPWSEHEKWSPNCPYLALSDCRRVNMYSCPVCSKQYVWAHDLSRHIRTKHSGQDLKQQQQKQQQMQQQQQKQQEQQQEQQLHADTLSETESEGQEKDEEQ